One Ranitomeya variabilis isolate aRanVar5 chromosome 5, aRanVar5.hap1, whole genome shotgun sequence DNA window includes the following coding sequences:
- the LOC143775157 gene encoding E3 ubiquitin/ISG15 ligase TRIM25-like, protein MQRCGHNFCRVCIDRVLDTQDESGVYSCPDCREEFQQWPALMRDFALCKIVKNFRQTDQHQEKITGIYCTYCVDSPVPAVRSCLHCEASLCDKHLRAHSKSPEHVLSDPSTSLEKRKCSVHKKILEYYCKEDAAFICVSCSLTGKHNGHKMESLDKVSGKKKKKLRNVLRKLITKREETEERVLSLEERRRKAQEKAAGEAERVTALCTDIRRRVDDLEKKVLSEISRQEKEESLSLSALIHQLEIKKDELSRKMRHIEELCNMTDPLTVLQEPDTRDLCDPEEEGGDEDTGGHDEQPHEGDDLDVAVISHTLHTLCDVISGIRSGIYVEGPTDILLDVTTAANNVLISKDLKTAFGTRKKLKHPETAERFQDYQVMSRRGFTSGRHYWDAGA, encoded by the coding sequence ATGcagagatgtggacacaacttctgccgggtctgtattgATCGTGTACTGGATACACAGGACGAgtctggagtttattcctgtcctgaCTGCAGAGAAGAGTTTCAGCAGTGGCCGGCACTGATGAGGGACTTCGCTCTTTGTAAGATTGTGAAGAATTTCCGGCAAACTGACCAACATCAGGAGAAGATCACCGGGATCtactgcacttactgtgtggactctcctgtacctgctgttagatcctgtctacactgtgaggcttctctgtgtgataaacacctgagagctcacagcaaatcaccagaacacgtcttatctgatcccagcacttctctggagaaaaggaaatgttctgtccataagaagatcctggaatattactgcaAAGAGGACGCTGCTTTtatctgtgtgtcctgcagtttgACAGGGAAACATAATGGACATAAAATGGAGTCACTGGATAAGGTCTcagggaagaaaaagaaaaaattgagaAATGTTCTCCGGAAACTGATCACAAAGAGAGAAGAGACTGAGGAAAGAGTCCTGAGTCTGGAGGAACGCAGGAGAAAAGCTCAAGAAAAAGCAGCTGGAGAAGCCGAGAGAGTCActgccctgtgtacagacatcaggagacgggtggacgacctggagaagaaggtcctgagtgagatctccaggcaggaaaaggaagagtcactgtcactgtctgctctgatccatcagctggaaataaagaaggacgagctgtccaggaagatgagacacattgaggagctgtgtaacatgacggatccactgactgtcttacaggaaccAGACACCCGTGAtttgtgtgatcctgaggaggagggaggtgatgaggacacaggcggACATGATGAACAGCCCCATGAAGGAGATGACCTGGATGTGGCTGtgatctcacacacattacacacattatgtGACGTAATATCAGGTATAAGGAGCGGGATCTATGTGGAGGGTCCTacagacatattactggatgtaaccACAGCTGCTAATAATGTCCTTATATCAAAGGACCTGAAAACTGCATTCGGGACACGAAAGAAGCTGAAACAtccagaaacagcagagagattccaggattatcaggtgatgagcaggagaggatttacctcaggacgacattactgggatgcaggggcgtaa